A window of Opisthocomus hoazin isolate bOpiHoa1 chromosome 11, bOpiHoa1.hap1, whole genome shotgun sequence genomic DNA:
CGTTAAGCCCAGGCGTGGCTACTCACAAACACTGGGTCAGATTCTGGGCACAACCCAAGGCAGAACAATCATCAAGAAAATCCCGTCACTGATTTATCTCTGAAGTAAAATTAAAACATCTCTCGCAGAAATATCCTCAAATCTAAATAAAGATTTCAGGCAATCCCAACCAACCCACCCCAAGACGAAGGGTTACaatttctcagtgaaatgtgcagCTCGTTTCCAGTTTGAGTTTGACACGCCCCAGCTTTGGGTAACCAGATCTCATTTCCCCTTGCTAAAGCAGCCTTTCCTTGAACCCTCTCCCTGCGCGCAATCGAGCCATCTCAACGCTAAGTGGCCTGAGCACCTCAAATCTATCCTGGTGTCACATTCAGTTTTGCAGCTTCCTAATCGATTCTGCTCCAGAATTGATTCTGAGTCCCGGCCAAAGCTGCACCATCCTCCTGAAgacctggcagcagagctggaggctaTTTCAGTTGTGCTTCCTTGGTGCTGAACTCTGTGGCACAACAACACCGCTCCTCGCTGCTCCCTTGTTTGAACAACGGTCTGCAGCTTGCTGTCACAGCAAACCGGTGTTGACCCAAGGGCACTTGCTGCCAAGCGAGGAGGAAGCAGGAAATTCAAGCAGGGCGGCCTGAAGGAAACACACATCACCGGGACCAAGCGTACAATGGCCTGAGGGACAACACCCGGATCATGCTCGGGGCACTACACAGCTATCTGCCGGGGACAAAAGCACTGATTATTgcttcaaattaaaaaacaaatgggCACCGAAGAGTAGTCCAGGCAGGACTCTGTGATGCACTCAGGATAACTCCGATCCTCTCACGCTGAGCTAGCGATCTTGTcagctccacagctggacacCGCACCAAGAAGTTACAAAATCTTTAGCTTCGCTGATACCTCTCAATATGACAAGGAGAACTTGGTGAAAAATCCTTTTCAAGGAAATGTGGAAGGTGTTGGAGACATTATCGGACAGTGCAGCGCACAGGCAAGAAAGCTGTGATGGAAAAGTTAGTGCCTGAGCAGAGCGAGCAAGGAACTACTCGTGTCCGACATTCCTCCCACAACTCCGGTTTCACCATAACCCCAGAGCCTGGGGGTGCCAGCCCCAGACCGGAACCCCACGCTGCCGCCGGCTGCACAAGCAGGGGAGAGACACGGCCAAGAGCAGCCACCGGAGGGGAAGCACGGGTCGGCGGGGGGGTAAGAGCCTCCGCATGACAGACTAATCCCAGTCAAGTGTTCTGCAGACGTCAGGGCAGCAGAGGGATTTGGAGGAGGATAACGGAGTCGCGCTGCGACAGGAGGGGGATCTCCTgcagaggagggcaggcaggcggGAAATGCTCAGACAGAGCCACCGCCAGCGTCGTCGGCCAGCGGTGAGATTTGCCACCTCCACAATGAACCAGCGGCGGCAGGCGCAGCAAAGCCAGCAAGGGTCCCGAGCCAGCAGAGAGGGAGACGCTAACGGCACAGCCACCGACACGCTCTCGCGGGCTGCCAAGCGGACCGTCTGCAGGCCGCAGCCAGCCGGGAACCGCCAGCAGACCCGAGGGGATGCTCTGACGCTGGACGGAGAGGCTGCAGCATCCCACCGGGGACGAGGCACCCGCAGCCGGCCCACCCGCTCTCTGTCTGAGCAGCGGGAGCCGCAGCGGGAGCGAGCGCGGGCCTccggccggcacagccccggcgctTCCCCGGTGCACCAGAGCGGcagggcggccgcggggctggggcagccggagACCCAGGGGGAGGGCCGGGAGGAGCCGCcggcccagcctctcctcccggctcccccccgcccgTCCCTCGCTCGCCGTCCGGGCCCGGCCCGGTCAGCgcgggccggcgggagccccgtgcccggtgcccccccgggggctgcggggcagtgATTGGTGCAGACAGCGGGTGCGGCCCCCCCCGCTCGGCCCGCGTCGGCTCccgggcccgggaggggggggggggagagggggggcggAGGCCGGGGCGGCGCCCTCAGCGCCGCGGCTCCGCCTCCAGCGcccgcgggccgccccgccgggcggCTCGGCAGCGCCCTCGCCCGGGAGCGCGGAGCCCGGGCACCGCCGGCCCCAACCTACCGGCCGCCGCCAAACCCGCACCCGCCGCTGCGCTGCCGCTGCCgctccaacatggccgcccgcggAGCGCCGGAAGCGCCGCCCACTTCCGCTTCCGGCCCCCTTTCTGCGGACCGACCACCCGCGCGGAGGGGGGCCGGCCACGCCCCCGGCCACGCCCCTCGATCCCGACCGCTGCCGCGCTAACGGGGCCGGCGGTGGCGGGCGGCGCCCCGCGGCGCAGGACcgggccggcagggggcgccggCGGGCGGAAGCGGCGCGGGCGGAAGCGGCGCCGTTTCCAGGTAACCGGTGGCGatgagcggcggggccgggcggcggcggcggctggtgcTGCACGTGGACCTGAACAACACGGTGGTGGCGGCGGACGCGGTGTCGGGGCAGGGCCCGCGGGCGGCCCTCAACGTCTTCCTCAGCACCGTCACCtggggccgcgccggggccgaCGGTgagcgccgggagcggggccgggcgggggcgggcggcggctgagcggcctcctcctcctcctcctcctcctcctcctcctctcccgcaGGCGAGTGGCAGTGGGCGAGCGACCGCCCCTCCCTgggccccccctgccccggcgccCTCAGCTACTACAGCCGCTACGGCCGGGACCCGGCCTTCACCGAGGCGGGCCCGGGCTGCTGCTTCGGCGGCCTCCACGCCCGCCACCTGCGGCTGCTGGAGTGGCCGGGCCGACCGCACGACGTCTTCTCGGTCCCGGGAGAAGGCGGCGAGCGGTACCACCTGGTCCTGCCCGCCTTCTTCCGCCTCCTGGACGGCCTGCACCGGGAACGGAGGGAGTTCGCCGTCGTCTTCCGCACCTTCGGCACCGACCTGCCCCGCGCCCTGCGCACCGTCGCCTGCGCCCTGGCTGGGCAGCACCCCCGGTTCCCGGCGCTGCGAGACCTGGCGGTGAGTGGCACCCCCGGTTCCCGGCGCTGCGGGACCTGGCGGTGAGTGAGTGGCACCCCCGGTTCCCGGCGCGCAGCCCTGGCTGCTCTTCAGGCCTCGGCCAGACGAGCGTTGAAAGCACCGGCTTCCGCAGGGAGGAAACGCAGCCCGCTGCTCGGGGAGAAGCTGTTAGCATGGGTGCACATGGGTGCTGCCTGGGAAGGGTCTCCTCTCGGGGTGTCCTGGGGGGGGACAGACCATCCCTTTGGAGCCGATGGCAGCTGCACTCTGTCCCCGGCAGCACGCCGGGCAGGAACGCTGGGAACGAGCTTTGGAAGCTGCTTCAGTTGTTCCTCAGGGAGCAGAGACAGAAACGAGAGCAACGAGGAGGTCACTCCTTTCCATCCCAAGGGAAGGGATAATTTTTGGCTGGGGGGGTTCCACGCCTCCTCTCGTCTTGTTCCCGGCCGCCGCGGTGGGGAGTCTCCACCCTGCTGCTTGTTGTCTCTGCCAATGCACACGACAACCTGTCTGCTCTGGAAAcccttcctcccctgctttcTGCGGTCCTGCAGCTCCCTGTGGACCTCACCCCTGGCCGGATACGCTGCAGCAAGCGAGAGGTGGTGCTGacgaggggagcggagcggctgGCCACCCGGGAAGACGGAAGAAAGCTTTATGACTACTTCAGCTCCTTTGAGGGAATTGGAGGCTTCCAAGACCACTTTGACTGGTGAGAAGAAGGGCACTGAGGAAGTGGGTTGGgcattttctcctctcctgttGTTCTCCGAGCTTCCCCATCTGGCATAACTCCTAGTTTTGAGGTCTTTGTTACTTACGTGCTCCCTGCTTTGCCTGTGGGCAGCCTCATGAGGGTCCCACATCTTTCCCCAGGTCCCTATCCACTGGTGTACCTCCTGCTTTTCTCCAAACACCACCCCTAGATTTTGTCCAAACACCCCACTGCAAAATGCTTCGCTTtcatgagcagcagcagcaggcagagcgacAGGACGGTCTCCGTCCCACTTCTGTGGCTTGCAGAGTTGCCCTGAGCCCGCAGTGCAGCTTGGCCTGCCTTCACCCTAGAGCTGTCGCGCTCTGCCTCCCCTGactgctccttgtccctcttgCTGTTTCAGGTGGGCCAGAAATCAGTTCTCTTCCCGTGGTGGGAAGCCCCTGTGGATCGATCCCCACGATCCCGGCGTTCACCACATCTTCATCGACGACAACATCCGGCTGGACGATGCGGACACCATTGTTCATCCCCAGGTAGGTGGCTGAAGGCCCCTCCAGCACCAGCTGCCTGCGCTGGGGGTGTCTACGGTGAGGTCAGGCACGTTTTGTCCCCTTCGCGTGGGCGTGAGCCTGCAAAGGGGGATCAAGGCGTAGCCCCGGTGTCACTGCACCCCACGCGACCGACGTCAGTGGTGAGATCGGCCGTCAGCAGAGAACAGCAAGTGCTGGCTGCCTGTGCTCGCGGCCGAGCGCCGCTGCTCTGCCGGGGTGCGTCAGCCCCGCTCCAGtggcagcaggcagccagcctCGGCACGCGGCCGCGGCTCCGCTGTGGCACCGAGCGGAGAGGGCACTGTTTGTGGTGGAGCGTGCTTGGAAAGGGAAATGTTTGTGTGGACAGAAATGCGCCTGGCAGTTGGACAACTGTCGATGCTCGAGC
This region includes:
- the LOC142362704 gene encoding uncharacterized protein LOC142362704; its protein translation is MSGGAGRRRRLVLHVDLNNTVVAADAVSGQGPRAALNVFLSTVTWGRAGADGEWQWASDRPSLGPPCPGALSYYSRYGRDPAFTEAGPGCCFGGLHARHLRLLEWPGRPHDVFSVPGEGGERYHLVLPAFFRLLDGLHRERREFAVVFRTFGTDLPRALRTVACALAGQHPRFPALRDLALPVDLTPGRIRCSKREVVLTRGAERLATREDGRKLYDYFSSFEGIGGFQDHFDWWARNQFSSRGGKPLWIDPHDPGVHHIFIDDNIRLDDADTIVHPQVFSERGSRSPRCAPTAELYDVCLVQTDLLEAISDEEYFLRCVRRCEENYDHYLACAERDTAGRCWDGQ